From a single Litoribrevibacter albus genomic region:
- a CDS encoding amidase: MVRLPEYDDMDAVDIAHQISTKALSVKEVVEAAIDRIEVRNPQINSIVTSMVERWPSDFAKTASDSPLYGVPFLLKDLVAAFEGVPFSCGSRVLADYIPDHDSEMVTRFKHAGLIHLGKTNTPEFGLMGVTEPELFGPSRNPWNTAHTPGGSSGGSAAAVASRIVPIASAGDGGGSIRIPASCCGVFGLKPSRGRTPTGPDQGQLWQGAAVEHVLTRSVRDSALMLDLTAGLDQGGHFPVALPDRPYSEVIKEAPRKLTLAFSTNNPTGGSLHPECLRAVEKTAQLLRSLGHEVEEATPEYDAQQLYQCYLSMNLGETAAAVGHIEEELGRSLKPGQDIEVMTAMLVKLGKAYSAKEFAQALHAWNQYARAMGKFHQKYDLYLTPTMADLPAKVGELMPTPIEKLILKGLYNLPVAHLLKRTGVFEQLAFRQLEKLPFTQLANLTGQPAMSVPVHWADNGLPVGVQFMAPMGDETTLFQVAAQLEAELQWQQHKPAWLAAD, translated from the coding sequence ATGGTAAGGCTACCCGAGTACGATGACATGGATGCTGTGGACATCGCGCATCAAATTTCAACTAAGGCGTTGTCTGTAAAAGAAGTGGTGGAGGCGGCCATTGACCGTATTGAAGTCCGAAACCCTCAGATTAATTCCATCGTTACGTCCATGGTGGAACGTTGGCCGTCTGATTTTGCCAAGACTGCTTCAGACAGCCCGTTGTATGGCGTTCCCTTTCTTTTAAAGGATTTGGTGGCTGCATTTGAAGGGGTGCCATTCAGTTGTGGTAGTCGAGTGTTGGCCGATTATATCCCGGATCACGATTCGGAAATGGTGACACGTTTTAAGCACGCGGGCTTGATTCACTTGGGGAAAACCAACACCCCGGAGTTTGGTTTGATGGGCGTGACCGAGCCAGAACTCTTTGGCCCCAGCCGCAACCCGTGGAATACGGCTCATACACCGGGTGGTTCCAGTGGTGGCAGTGCCGCTGCTGTGGCGTCGCGGATCGTACCGATCGCGTCAGCTGGTGATGGCGGAGGGTCGATCCGAATTCCGGCCTCTTGCTGTGGTGTTTTTGGTCTCAAACCGTCACGCGGACGCACGCCTACCGGACCGGATCAGGGGCAGTTGTGGCAAGGTGCAGCGGTTGAGCATGTACTGACTCGCAGTGTCCGGGACAGTGCTTTGATGTTGGATCTTACTGCCGGGTTGGATCAGGGCGGGCATTTTCCGGTCGCGCTTCCTGATAGACCGTATTCGGAGGTGATCAAAGAAGCGCCTCGAAAGCTGACCCTTGCCTTCAGCACTAACAATCCAACCGGAGGTTCATTACATCCAGAGTGCCTGCGTGCGGTCGAGAAGACGGCCCAATTGCTTCGCAGCCTTGGACATGAGGTGGAGGAAGCCACGCCAGAATACGATGCTCAGCAACTCTATCAATGTTATTTATCGATGAACCTAGGGGAAACCGCTGCAGCGGTAGGGCATATTGAAGAAGAGCTGGGACGTTCGTTAAAACCTGGTCAGGACATCGAAGTAATGACCGCGATGTTGGTGAAACTGGGTAAAGCTTATTCGGCCAAGGAATTTGCTCAAGCCTTACATGCCTGGAATCAGTACGCGCGAGCCATGGGTAAATTTCACCAAAAATATGATCTTTATCTGACGCCTACGATGGCTGATCTGCCCGCTAAGGTCGGTGAACTGATGCCGACGCCGATAGAGAAGTTGATCCTCAAAGGCTTGTATAACTTGCCGGTGGCACATCTGTTGAAGCGTACCGGAGTGTTTGAGCAGTTGGCGTTCCGTCAATTGGAAAAGTTGCCGTTTACCCAGTTAGCCAATCTTACCGGGCAGCCGGCGATGTCTGTGCCTGTGCACTGGGCTGACAATGGTTTACCTGTGGGGGTGCAATTCATGGCACCAATGGGGGATGAGACTACGCTATTTCAGGTGGCGGCCCAGCTGGAAGCGGAACTGCAGTGGCAGCAGCACAAACCGGCTTGGTTAGCTGCTGACTGA
- the mtnA gene encoding S-methyl-5-thioribose-1-phosphate isomerase, whose amino-acid sequence MTSLLNEQQTSFIPEEFSPIRWSQSALELLDQRKLPAQTEWLRFNTAPDVAKAIHDMVVRGAPAIGITAAYGVALSAIEHQQALGRGDTTAINQDIEQLAESRPTAINLMWALNQMKTILAAQPNAQVIPTLVAEAIKIHQQDIEFCHSIGRHGASLIEPQSTVYTHCNAGALATGGHGTALGVIRTAFSQNKIAQVFAGETRPWLQGARLTSWELQQAGIPTRLVTEGAAGHTLKNNEVQWVIVGADRIAADGSVANKVGTYNLAILARHHHCKVMVAAPSSTFDLTIHSGEDIPIEQRAEEEVTQLQGIQIAPEGISALNPSFDVTPPELIDAIVTEQGIIEQPDAEKIRRHFQR is encoded by the coding sequence ATGACCAGTTTATTGAACGAACAACAGACGAGCTTTATCCCGGAAGAATTCAGCCCGATTCGATGGAGTCAATCCGCCCTGGAATTACTCGACCAACGTAAATTACCCGCACAAACCGAGTGGCTGAGATTTAACACCGCACCCGACGTAGCCAAAGCCATTCATGACATGGTCGTCCGAGGAGCCCCAGCCATTGGCATCACCGCCGCCTACGGCGTTGCCTTGTCAGCGATTGAACATCAACAGGCACTTGGCCGAGGCGACACCACGGCCATTAATCAGGACATCGAGCAATTGGCAGAGAGCCGTCCCACGGCAATCAACCTGATGTGGGCACTGAATCAAATGAAAACCATTTTGGCCGCGCAGCCAAATGCTCAGGTGATTCCGACCTTAGTGGCAGAAGCCATCAAAATCCACCAGCAAGACATTGAGTTTTGTCACAGCATCGGTCGTCACGGAGCATCTCTGATTGAGCCGCAAAGTACCGTCTATACCCACTGTAATGCAGGTGCCTTAGCCACCGGTGGTCACGGCACAGCGCTCGGCGTCATCCGAACCGCCTTCAGCCAGAACAAAATTGCACAAGTCTTTGCCGGAGAAACGCGTCCCTGGTTACAAGGCGCCCGATTGACCAGTTGGGAACTTCAACAGGCAGGCATTCCGACCCGACTCGTTACCGAAGGCGCGGCAGGTCATACGCTAAAGAATAACGAAGTGCAGTGGGTGATTGTAGGTGCAGACCGTATTGCCGCCGATGGCTCGGTTGCCAACAAAGTAGGGACTTACAACCTGGCGATTTTGGCTCGTCATCATCACTGCAAAGTCATGGTGGCCGCACCAAGCTCAACCTTCGATCTCACCATCCACTCCGGTGAAGACATTCCCATCGAACAACGGGCGGAAGAAGAAGTGACTCAACTCCAAGGCATTCAGATTGCACCCGAAGGCATCTCTGCCCTGAATCCCTCATTTGATGTAACCCCTCCTGAGTTAATTGACGCCATCGTCACCGAGCAAGGGATCATTGAGCAACCAGACGCCGAAAAGATTCGTCGCCATTTTCAGCGGTAG
- a CDS encoding response regulator: protein MSTPVLICDDSSFARKQMARALPSQWDIELSFAGNGQEALDAIKEGKADVLFLDLTMPVLDGYGVLEAIREQDLPTMVIVVSGDIQPEARDRVKQLGALEFIKKPITTDKINEILTAYGIIA from the coding sequence ATGTCGACACCTGTACTGATATGTGATGATTCTAGTTTTGCTCGTAAGCAGATGGCGAGAGCATTGCCCAGCCAATGGGATATCGAGCTTTCTTTTGCAGGTAACGGTCAAGAAGCACTAGATGCAATTAAAGAAGGTAAGGCCGATGTTTTGTTTTTGGATCTTACCATGCCGGTCTTAGATGGTTATGGCGTACTGGAAGCAATTCGTGAGCAGGATTTACCAACCATGGTGATCGTGGTGTCTGGAGATATCCAACCGGAAGCCAGGGACAGAGTGAAGCAACTTGGCGCGTTGGAATTTATTAAAAAGCCGATCACGACGGACAAAATCAACGAAATATTAACCGCATATGGAATCATTGCTTAA
- a CDS encoding cation diffusion facilitator family transporter, whose product MHDYARLTVLAGWVATGTALFLIATKVVAVMMTGSSSVLASLTDSLLDLAASAANLYALKLAVQPADKEHRFGHGKAEGLAGLAQGTFISGSCVLLVLHAMDRILEPQPVRQPEIGIVVMIISMIATLALVSFQHYVAKVTGSLAIKGDSLHYKGDLLMNLAILVALVLASYGFNEVDGWFALCIAVYILYSAWCIGKEAVNALMDTALDDDSHYLIKDTVMNHPRVHGMHELRTRQSGPTKFIQFHLELDDFIPLSEAHQVSDEVEASLRDAFPDADILIHQDPQSVVRGK is encoded by the coding sequence ATGCATGATTATGCGCGATTAACTGTGTTGGCGGGCTGGGTTGCAACCGGCACGGCTCTGTTTCTGATTGCCACCAAAGTTGTGGCGGTGATGATGACCGGTTCTTCCAGTGTGCTGGCGTCATTAACGGATTCCTTGTTGGATTTGGCGGCATCGGCGGCCAATTTATACGCGCTTAAGCTGGCGGTTCAGCCGGCGGATAAAGAACATCGGTTTGGTCATGGTAAGGCCGAAGGGCTGGCGGGCTTAGCCCAGGGGACCTTTATCTCTGGGTCATGTGTGTTATTGGTGTTGCATGCGATGGATCGAATCCTTGAGCCTCAGCCGGTGCGTCAACCGGAAATCGGAATTGTGGTGATGATCATATCGATGATTGCGACCTTGGCATTGGTGAGCTTCCAGCATTATGTGGCGAAGGTGACCGGCAGCTTGGCGATTAAAGGCGATTCATTGCATTACAAAGGCGACCTGTTGATGAATCTGGCCATTTTGGTGGCGTTAGTCCTGGCATCCTACGGATTCAACGAAGTCGATGGCTGGTTTGCTTTATGTATTGCGGTTTATATTCTCTACAGCGCCTGGTGTATTGGTAAGGAAGCGGTAAATGCCTTGATGGATACGGCTCTGGATGATGACAGTCATTACTTGATTAAAGACACGGTGATGAATCATCCGAGAGTGCATGGCATGCACGAACTTAGAACCCGCCAGTCCGGGCCAACCAAATTCATTCAGTTTCATTTGGAATTGGACGACTTTATTCCGCTGTCCGAAGCCCATCAGGTGTCGGATGAAGTGGAAGCTTCGTTGAGAGACGCCTTTCCTGATGCCGATATCCTGATCCACCAAGACCCGCAAAGTGTGGTGCGAGGCAAGTAA
- a CDS encoding response regulator: protein MTSNVLAVEGSKTQRAVLERLFSMAGMSAKLLDSTESLQQVLEKTHFDFICLGMHIPGSMNGLETCRFIRDLPGYQYTPIVLLTTSDANTTQSEAFGAGVTDIFNRNEMAELAAYLTRHIERHRQIEGRVLYIEDSVSQQLSMMSFLEETGLQVDAFESGEAAWRAFEINHYDLVLTDIVLPGEISGLQLVHKIRRLGGEKGDVPIIAITGYDDSVRRIELLQRGVNDYVSKPVLPHEVIVRVRTLINNCQLITQLKQQNETVEQQGKNQLAFLASISHDVRTPLNGILGILDLIRSDDLNSQHQKLLDVAMQSGEHLVSIIDDVLDLSRAEMDEFVIEQQPLQIKNIARNVMQNLKPEADRRSLGFTVQYSNTMPDLLRGDPKRLYQVLMNLIGNALKFTDKGRVDVDLDFIPPTLDQPLGVLKGSVQDTGRGIPQVQCENIFNKFQQVDAVARSKGGSGLGLAIVRTIVEAWGGTVGVDSRLGEGTRFWFTLPMELMEVKDHQDLTGHHETPLFQGDELKVLVVEDNDINRLVTGNMLDRLSVSYTIAENGQVALDMLDQQDFNLILMDCQMPVMDGYEASASIRHSQKPYENIYIIALTASAMMEEERKCYRVGMNDFLAKPVLFDNLVKAMNKAYQSLS from the coding sequence ATGACATCGAACGTGTTAGCCGTCGAAGGCAGTAAGACACAACGGGCTGTGTTGGAACGCTTGTTTAGTATGGCGGGGATGAGCGCAAAACTGTTGGATTCGACGGAATCTCTTCAGCAGGTTTTGGAAAAAACACATTTTGATTTCATTTGTCTGGGAATGCATATTCCCGGTTCAATGAACGGCCTGGAAACATGCCGATTTATTCGGGACTTGCCGGGTTATCAATACACTCCGATTGTTCTTCTGACCACATCCGATGCGAATACCACCCAGAGTGAAGCCTTTGGGGCTGGCGTCACAGATATTTTTAATCGAAATGAAATGGCGGAACTGGCCGCGTATCTGACTCGTCATATTGAACGTCATCGTCAGATTGAAGGTCGGGTTTTGTATATTGAAGATTCGGTCAGTCAGCAATTATCGATGATGAGTTTTCTTGAAGAAACCGGCTTACAGGTAGATGCGTTTGAAAGTGGTGAAGCCGCATGGCGAGCCTTTGAGATCAATCATTATGATTTGGTCTTGACCGATATCGTGTTACCGGGAGAAATATCCGGATTGCAGTTAGTCCATAAGATACGTCGCCTTGGTGGTGAGAAAGGTGACGTTCCGATCATTGCGATTACCGGCTATGACGATTCCGTGCGCCGGATTGAGCTGTTGCAGCGCGGCGTAAACGATTATGTGTCTAAACCTGTGTTACCTCATGAAGTGATCGTTCGTGTGCGGACGCTGATCAATAACTGTCAGTTGATTACTCAATTGAAGCAACAGAATGAGACGGTTGAGCAGCAAGGGAAAAACCAGTTGGCATTCTTAGCCAGCATCAGTCATGACGTTCGCACGCCATTAAATGGCATTTTGGGAATTCTGGATCTAATTCGCTCGGACGATCTTAATAGCCAACACCAGAAGCTATTAGACGTTGCTATGCAGTCGGGAGAGCATCTGGTGTCCATTATTGATGATGTGCTTGATCTTTCGCGTGCCGAGATGGATGAGTTTGTCATCGAACAGCAGCCCTTGCAGATTAAAAACATTGCCAGGAATGTAATGCAGAATCTGAAGCCAGAAGCGGACCGAAGAAGTCTGGGGTTTACCGTTCAATACTCCAACACCATGCCTGATCTACTGCGGGGGGATCCTAAACGTCTGTATCAGGTATTGATGAACCTCATTGGTAATGCGCTTAAATTCACTGATAAAGGGCGTGTGGATGTGGATTTAGATTTCATCCCGCCAACGCTAGATCAACCACTGGGGGTGTTAAAAGGCTCGGTGCAGGATACCGGTCGGGGCATCCCTCAGGTTCAGTGTGAAAATATCTTCAATAAGTTTCAGCAAGTGGATGCGGTGGCTAGAAGTAAAGGCGGCAGCGGTCTGGGCCTGGCCATTGTCCGAACCATTGTTGAGGCTTGGGGGGGCACGGTTGGTGTTGATTCGAGATTAGGAGAAGGCACCCGATTCTGGTTTACGCTTCCGATGGAGCTGATGGAAGTAAAAGACCATCAGGATTTAACGGGACATCATGAAACGCCCTTGTTCCAAGGTGATGAACTGAAGGTGCTGGTGGTTGAAGACAACGATATCAATCGGCTGGTGACCGGAAATATGCTGGATCGTTTATCGGTTTCTTATACCATCGCAGAAAACGGCCAGGTTGCGTTGGATATGTTGGATCAGCAAGACTTTAATTTGATTCTGATGGATTGCCAAATGCCGGTGATGGATGGCTATGAAGCCTCTGCCTCTATTCGACACTCCCAGAAACCGTATGAAAACATTTATATCATTGCGCTGACTGCGTCTGCGATGATGGAAGAAGAGCGTAAATGTTATCGGGTGGGCATGAACGACTTTCTCGCCAAGCCGGTGTTGTTTGATAACTTAGTGAAAGCGATGAATAAGGCCTACCAGAGTTTATCCTAA
- a CDS encoding MalY/PatB family protein — protein MNGIDFNHTIDRTQSSSMKWEKYRGKDVLPMWVADSDFRVADEIIDALKARADHGIFGYTLIPDQLIALIIERMSTMYNWQVKKEDIVFIPGLVCGLNLVARAYAKDGKKVGIPKPIYPPFVSSVSNAGAEACFLPFTNQDGRWMIDWSELEANAAEIHLLMLCNPQNPGGTVFRREELNRIAELAEQHDWIVCSDEIHCDLLLDDLPHVPFASVSEAAAQRSCILMAPSKTWNIAGLGCSFAVIQNPALRMQFRRQAQGIVPEVNLMAIEAAVAAYEHGEAWLAEQMKYLRDNRDYIEQQVADIDGLSMLHTEATFLAWIDASALGLENPAAYFEEFGVGMSPGRDFGWDQFIRLNFGCQRALLEEALERIKRAIAHLPK, from the coding sequence ATGAACGGGATCGACTTTAATCACACCATTGATCGTACTCAATCGTCCAGTATGAAATGGGAGAAGTATCGCGGAAAAGATGTGTTGCCGATGTGGGTCGCGGACAGTGATTTTCGGGTTGCCGATGAGATTATTGATGCCCTGAAAGCCCGGGCCGATCACGGTATTTTTGGCTATACCCTGATACCTGATCAACTCATTGCCTTGATCATTGAACGCATGTCGACCATGTATAACTGGCAGGTCAAAAAAGAAGATATTGTCTTTATTCCCGGGTTGGTGTGTGGTTTGAATCTGGTGGCCAGGGCTTATGCCAAAGACGGAAAGAAAGTAGGCATTCCTAAACCGATCTATCCGCCGTTTGTGTCCTCGGTTTCTAATGCGGGAGCCGAAGCGTGTTTTTTACCTTTCACGAATCAGGACGGGCGTTGGATGATCGATTGGTCGGAGTTGGAAGCTAACGCGGCTGAAATTCATCTGTTGATGTTATGTAACCCTCAAAACCCGGGTGGAACGGTGTTCCGTCGTGAGGAGCTGAACCGTATTGCGGAACTGGCGGAGCAACACGATTGGATCGTGTGTTCCGATGAAATTCATTGTGATTTGTTGCTGGATGATCTGCCACACGTTCCGTTTGCTTCGGTCTCGGAGGCTGCCGCTCAACGCAGTTGTATCTTAATGGCGCCCAGTAAGACTTGGAATATTGCGGGCTTAGGCTGTTCATTTGCAGTTATCCAGAACCCTGCCTTGCGAATGCAGTTCAGACGACAGGCGCAGGGGATTGTGCCTGAAGTGAACTTAATGGCCATTGAGGCAGCGGTGGCCGCGTACGAACATGGTGAAGCGTGGCTCGCCGAACAGATGAAGTATCTTCGGGATAATAGAGACTACATTGAACAACAAGTGGCAGACATCGACGGCTTGTCGATGCTGCACACAGAAGCGACCTTTTTGGCGTGGATTGATGCCTCGGCGTTAGGGCTTGAGAACCCGGCGGCCTATTTTGAGGAATTCGGTGTGGGAATGTCGCCGGGTCGTGACTTTGGCTGGGACCAGTTTATTCGTCTAAATTTTGGCTGTCAGCGTGCGCTGTTGGAAGAAGCCTTGGAACGTATCAAACGGGCGATAGCGCACTTGCCTAAATAA
- a CDS encoding histidine kinase, with amino-acid sequence MSDQEVELNEDLRDVYQEVTNVAMGQAADRLARLLDVFVVLPIPNVNIMEAGELEMALHAASESESVSAVCQGFIGKGVAGEALLIFNDSSFSDIAKLMKYEGEIDDAVQLELEMDISSILIGAFLNGLAEQLDMSFSQGHPVVLGQHCDIKDLITANSARWNKVLTLEINYTIKDHNINCDLLLLFSDDSIIRLNEIASYLLE; translated from the coding sequence GTGAGCGATCAAGAAGTGGAACTCAACGAAGATTTAAGAGATGTCTATCAGGAAGTGACTAACGTTGCCATGGGGCAAGCGGCAGATCGCCTAGCACGACTTTTAGATGTGTTTGTAGTATTGCCTATTCCAAATGTGAACATCATGGAAGCGGGCGAATTAGAAATGGCGTTGCATGCAGCGTCTGAAAGTGAATCTGTGTCGGCGGTTTGCCAAGGGTTCATTGGAAAGGGTGTGGCGGGTGAAGCCTTATTAATCTTTAACGATTCCAGTTTCAGCGACATCGCCAAGTTAATGAAATATGAAGGCGAAATCGATGACGCGGTTCAGCTGGAACTAGAGATGGACATTTCCAGCATCCTGATAGGGGCGTTTTTGAACGGTCTGGCTGAGCAGCTCGACATGAGTTTCAGTCAGGGCCATCCGGTGGTACTTGGGCAACACTGTGATATTAAAGATCTGATTACGGCCAACTCGGCACGTTGGAATAAAGTGCTGACTCTGGAGATTAATTACACCATTAAAGATCACAACATTAATTGCGATCTGTTGTTGTTATTTTCGGATGACTCGATCATTAGACTGAATGAAATAGCTTCTTATTTGTTGGAGTAA
- a CDS encoding GGDEF domain-containing protein: MPSETKLDLSEFHWMMDMLQTIDVGLVVLNNNYQVQIWNSFMENHSGLDPDAVKEKVLFDLFPEVPRDWFSHKIDSVFQLHSRAFTTWEQRPYVFKFKNYRTITGTADFMYQNISIIPLMSLNGTVDHVCILVYDVTDAATSKAQLEQANKKLEILSQTDRLTQLYNRGHWEDCLAKEYQRCQRSHLTSSLIMFDIDHFKKVNDTYGHQAGDEVIRVTSQALRDNLRQTDVAGRYGGEEFGVILVDTNAQDAYAFAERLREAIEAITVKYDGLEINYTISIGISEIASDLNDYKTWLERADIALYHCKRNGRNCSTVYQIGMDGEGH, encoded by the coding sequence ATGCCGTCAGAAACTAAATTAGACCTCTCCGAATTTCACTGGATGATGGATATGCTCCAAACCATTGATGTGGGTTTGGTGGTATTGAATAACAACTACCAAGTGCAAATCTGGAACAGCTTCATGGAGAATCACTCGGGGTTAGATCCTGACGCGGTGAAAGAGAAAGTGTTGTTTGATCTCTTTCCGGAAGTCCCCAGGGATTGGTTCAGCCACAAAATTGATTCAGTGTTTCAATTACACAGCCGTGCTTTTACTACATGGGAGCAACGGCCTTATGTCTTCAAGTTTAAGAATTACCGCACGATTACTGGTACCGCCGATTTCATGTACCAGAACATTTCCATTATTCCTTTGATGTCGCTGAACGGAACCGTCGATCACGTGTGTATTCTGGTCTACGACGTGACGGATGCGGCCACCAGCAAAGCCCAATTGGAACAAGCGAACAAGAAACTCGAAATATTGAGTCAGACGGATCGTCTGACCCAGCTTTATAATCGGGGGCATTGGGAAGACTGTTTGGCAAAAGAGTACCAACGTTGCCAACGCAGCCATTTGACCAGTTCCCTGATCATGTTCGATATCGATCATTTTAAGAAAGTGAACGACACCTATGGTCACCAAGCCGGGGATGAAGTGATTCGGGTGACCTCGCAAGCCTTACGGGATAACCTTCGTCAAACGGATGTAGCCGGCCGTTATGGTGGCGAAGAGTTTGGTGTGATTCTGGTGGACACCAATGCTCAGGATGCCTACGCCTTTGCTGAACGATTGAGAGAAGCCATCGAAGCGATCACGGTGAAGTATGATGGGTTGGAGATTAATTACACCATCAGTATCGGGATTTCTGAAATAGCTTCAGACCTTAATGATTATAAAACCTGGCTTGAGCGAGCGGACATTGCGCTCTACCACTGTAAACGTAATGGACGGAATTGCTCTACGGTGTACCAGATTGGTATGGACGGAGAAGGACATTAG
- the trxA gene encoding thioredoxin: MIELENSAAPATQLGNIVEITPENFQQALLEESQKRLVVVDFWADWCAPCKALMPILEKLANEYNGQILLAKVNCDEQQAIAAQFGVRSLPTVALLKDGQPVDGFMGAQPESEIRQMLEKHLPKEHEVAFQQAQEKLANGELEDACALLNAAHLADPKRSDIALTFADVLIELGNLEAAHAVIGSIPLQDQDAQYNRIKAKLELAEDAVDSPELKSLEEQLAKSPDDAQLSVELAVQYSQVNRHEEALELLLACLRKDLNAAEGEAKKTMTDILFSLTNSDALKAKYQRKLYTLLY; this comes from the coding sequence ATGATCGAATTGGAAAACTCTGCCGCTCCGGCCACCCAACTAGGCAACATTGTTGAAATTACTCCGGAAAACTTCCAACAGGCACTTCTGGAAGAATCTCAAAAGCGCCTTGTAGTGGTCGATTTCTGGGCAGATTGGTGCGCGCCGTGTAAGGCACTGATGCCAATCCTTGAAAAACTGGCCAATGAATACAACGGCCAAATCCTTCTTGCCAAGGTCAACTGCGATGAACAGCAAGCCATTGCCGCGCAGTTTGGCGTTCGCTCGCTTCCGACCGTTGCACTACTCAAAGACGGACAACCTGTGGACGGATTTATGGGCGCTCAACCCGAGTCTGAGATTCGTCAGATGCTCGAAAAGCATCTACCGAAAGAACATGAAGTGGCTTTCCAACAAGCCCAGGAAAAACTGGCAAACGGCGAACTGGAAGACGCCTGCGCGTTGCTCAATGCGGCTCACCTTGCTGATCCTAAACGCTCAGATATTGCGCTTACGTTTGCCGACGTGTTGATTGAATTGGGGAACCTGGAAGCCGCACATGCAGTGATTGGTTCCATTCCATTGCAAGATCAGGACGCACAATACAACCGGATCAAAGCCAAGCTTGAACTGGCTGAAGACGCCGTCGATTCTCCAGAGCTGAAATCCCTTGAAGAACAGCTTGCCAAGTCCCCCGACGATGCTCAACTCTCCGTCGAATTAGCGGTCCAATACAGTCAGGTCAACCGTCACGAAGAAGCACTTGAACTGCTGCTGGCGTGTTTGAGGAAAGACCTTAATGCCGCCGAAGGCGAAGCGAAAAAAACCATGACGGACATTCTGTTTTCTTTAACGAACTCGGATGCATTGAAAGCCAAATATCAACGCAAACTCTATACCTTGCTTTATTAA
- a CDS encoding S-methyl-5'-thioinosine phosphorylase — MRVVAVIGGTGLNQFPNANAVETIELSTPYGTPSGQIQKMAHKDTTFYFLARHGQPHSLPPHQINYRANIHALHQLGVTDIFAVNAVGGITENAPTGQLCIPDQLIDYTWGREHTFSQQDNSNDLLSIQHIDFSQPFTESLRELLLDQGHHLNLPMTDGGTYAVTQGPRLETAAEITKYERDGCDIVGMTAMPEAALARELDIRYASICLSVNPAAGKSEVEITMDDIRAVINKGINQVTELLDATLEAIATQDSEAAQEREGAQAQ; from the coding sequence GTGCGTGTAGTAGCCGTCATCGGTGGAACCGGGCTAAATCAATTTCCAAATGCCAACGCAGTGGAAACCATCGAGTTATCCACACCCTATGGCACACCTTCTGGGCAGATCCAGAAAATGGCCCACAAAGACACGACCTTCTATTTCCTGGCACGACACGGCCAGCCACACAGTTTACCTCCGCATCAGATTAATTATCGGGCTAACATCCATGCACTGCACCAACTAGGGGTGACCGATATTTTTGCGGTGAACGCCGTTGGCGGTATCACTGAAAATGCGCCAACCGGACAACTGTGCATTCCCGATCAACTCATTGATTACACCTGGGGACGGGAACACACCTTCTCTCAGCAAGACAACAGTAATGACCTGCTGTCGATTCAGCACATCGATTTCTCGCAGCCCTTTACCGAGAGTCTGAGAGAGTTGCTGTTAGATCAAGGCCACCACTTAAACCTGCCGATGACCGATGGCGGCACCTATGCCGTAACCCAAGGCCCGAGATTAGAAACTGCCGCTGAAATTACTAAATACGAACGTGACGGTTGTGACATTGTCGGTATGACCGCCATGCCCGAAGCCGCATTAGCGCGAGAACTCGATATCCGTTACGCCAGCATTTGTCTGTCGGTCAACCCAGCCGCCGGAAAAAGCGAGGTCGAAATCACTATGGATGACATTCGAGCCGTCATCAACAAAGGCATCAACCAAGTGACGGAATTACTGGATGCAACTCTGGAAGCCATCGCGACACAAGATAGCGAAGCCGCCCAGGAACGTGAAGGCGCTCAGGCCCAGTAA